A stretch of the Streptomyces ortus genome encodes the following:
- the pheS gene encoding phenylalanine--tRNA ligase subunit alpha, giving the protein MSAPNKSYDPVEVEALKPEEIERLRDEALAAFAAAGDLDTLQEAKVAHTGGTSPLALANREIGALPPHAKAAAGKLVGQARGAVNKALAARQVELEAERDARVLVEEAVDVTLPHDRVPAGARHPLTTMMERVADVFVSMGYEIAEGPEVEAEWFNFDALNFTPDHPARQMQDTFFVQGTTGAEGSEDTDGESGVVLRTHTSPVQARAMLDREPPVYIVCPGRVYRTDELDATHTPVFHQIELLAIDEGLTMADLKGTLDHMVRSLFGADMKTRLRPNYFPFTEPSAEMDMLCYVCKGESVGNPDRPCRTCSSEGWIELGGCGMVNPRVLVACGVDPQKYSGFAFGFGIERMLMFRHNVEDMRDMVEGDVRFTRPFGMEI; this is encoded by the coding sequence ATGTCGGCACCGAACAAGTCGTACGACCCTGTTGAGGTCGAGGCACTGAAACCGGAAGAGATCGAGCGCCTGCGGGACGAGGCGCTCGCCGCCTTCGCCGCCGCCGGTGACCTCGACACGCTCCAGGAGGCCAAGGTCGCCCACACCGGCGGCACCTCGCCGCTGGCCCTCGCCAACCGCGAGATCGGCGCACTGCCCCCGCACGCCAAGGCCGCCGCCGGCAAGCTCGTCGGCCAGGCCCGCGGCGCGGTGAACAAGGCACTCGCCGCCCGCCAGGTCGAACTGGAGGCCGAGCGGGACGCCCGTGTGCTGGTCGAGGAGGCCGTGGACGTCACGCTGCCCCACGACCGCGTACCGGCGGGCGCCCGGCACCCGCTGACCACCATGATGGAGCGGGTCGCGGACGTCTTCGTGTCCATGGGATACGAGATCGCCGAGGGCCCCGAGGTCGAGGCGGAGTGGTTCAACTTCGACGCCCTCAACTTCACCCCGGACCACCCCGCCCGGCAGATGCAGGACACCTTCTTCGTCCAGGGCACGACGGGCGCCGAGGGCTCCGAGGACACGGACGGCGAGTCCGGTGTCGTGCTGCGCACCCACACCTCTCCGGTGCAGGCCCGCGCCATGCTGGACCGTGAGCCGCCCGTCTACATCGTGTGCCCCGGCCGCGTGTACCGCACGGACGAGCTGGACGCCACGCACACCCCGGTCTTCCACCAGATCGAGCTGCTCGCCATCGACGAGGGCCTGACCATGGCCGACCTGAAGGGCACCCTGGACCACATGGTCCGCTCGCTCTTCGGCGCCGACATGAAGACCCGGCTGCGGCCGAACTACTTCCCCTTCACCGAGCCGTCCGCCGAGATGGACATGCTCTGCTACGTCTGCAAGGGCGAGTCCGTCGGCAACCCCGACCGCCCGTGCCGCACCTGCTCCAGCGAGGGCTGGATCGAGCTGGGCGGCTGCGGCATGGTCAACCCGCGGGTGCTCGTCGCCTGCGGTGTGGACCCCCAGAAATACAGCGGATTCGCCTTCGGGTTCGGCATCGAGCGGATGCTGATGTTCCGCCACAACGTCGAAGACATGCGAGACATGGTCGAGGGTGACGTCCGGTTCACCCGGCCGTTCGGGATGGAGATCTGA
- a CDS encoding sensor histidine kinase, producing the protein MGVGTSGAQSALRAHEVRSAPAPRTADPAPVNLEEFGIDPDTLPDGLVIADERGRVICFNAAAVRITATPAAEALGHHLERALPLEDLEGRRWWQLTDPYGGLAIRVGQPERNLLLPGGREVLVTARYVRVRPTGPVRRVVVSLRDTEGRRRTERSHAELIATVAHELRSPLTSVKGFTATLLAKWERFTDDQKKLMLETVDADANRVTRLIAELLDISRIDSGRLEVRRQPVDIGAAVGRHIQAYVASGQSADRFLLRIGQPLPDLWADPDKVDQVLSNLLENAVRHGEGTVTIDVEPAPSPREGEDVCTSVTVSDEGSGIPEESMNRVFTRFWRGSKRGGTGLGLYIVKGIVEAHGGTITVGRAPEGGAQFRFTLPVGTPAYLL; encoded by the coding sequence ATGGGTGTCGGCACAAGCGGTGCGCAGAGCGCGCTGCGGGCACACGAGGTGCGGAGCGCTCCCGCGCCCCGGACCGCCGATCCCGCTCCCGTGAACCTTGAAGAGTTCGGCATCGACCCCGACACCCTCCCCGACGGCCTGGTGATAGCCGACGAACGCGGCCGGGTGATCTGCTTCAACGCCGCCGCGGTCCGGATCACCGCCACTCCCGCCGCCGAAGCCCTCGGCCACCATCTGGAGCGGGCCCTGCCGCTGGAGGACCTCGAAGGCCGCCGCTGGTGGCAGCTGACCGACCCGTACGGCGGACTGGCGATCCGGGTCGGGCAGCCCGAGCGCAACCTCCTGCTGCCGGGTGGCCGGGAGGTCCTGGTCACGGCACGGTACGTACGGGTGCGGCCCACCGGCCCGGTCCGCCGGGTCGTCGTCTCGCTGCGGGACACCGAGGGCCGCCGCCGCACCGAACGCAGCCACGCCGAGCTGATCGCCACCGTCGCCCACGAACTGCGCTCGCCGCTCACCTCCGTCAAGGGCTTCACGGCCACGCTGCTCGCCAAGTGGGAGCGCTTCACCGACGACCAGAAGAAGCTGATGCTGGAGACGGTCGACGCGGACGCCAACCGGGTCACCCGGCTCATCGCCGAGCTCCTCGACATCTCCCGCATCGACTCCGGACGCCTGGAGGTACGGCGTCAGCCGGTGGACATAGGCGCCGCCGTCGGCCGCCACATCCAGGCGTACGTGGCCTCGGGGCAGTCCGCCGACCGCTTCCTGCTGCGCATCGGCCAGCCGCTGCCCGACCTGTGGGCCGACCCCGACAAGGTCGACCAGGTGCTCAGCAACCTGCTGGAAAATGCGGTGCGGCACGGCGAGGGAACCGTCACCATCGACGTGGAGCCCGCGCCGTCGCCCCGCGAAGGGGAGGACGTCTGCACGTCGGTCACGGTGAGCGACGAAGGCTCCGGAATCCCGGAGGAGTCCATGAACCGCGTCTTCACCCGCTTCTGGCGGGGCAGCAAGCGCGGCGGCACCGGCCTCGGGCTGTACATCGTCAAGGGCATCGTCGAAGCCCACGGCGGCACCATCACCGTCGGCCGCGCCCCCGAGGGCGGCGCGCAGTTCCGATTTACGCTGCCCGTGGGCACCCCGGCGTATCTGCTCTGA
- a CDS encoding TrmH family RNA methyltransferase, translated as MSSGPELISPRSQRVSAARRLARRSFRGKERLFLAEGPQAVREAAAHRVGTGPALVELFATVDAAERYADIVAEARNAGARLHLAADDVIADISTTVTPQGLVGICRFLDTPFEEIVAARPRLVAVLAHVRDPGNAGTVLRCADAAGADAVVLTDASVDLYNPKAVRASVGSLFHLPVAVGVPVEQAVRGLRDAGVRILAADGAGEDDLDDELDKGTMGGPTAWVFGNEAWGLPAETRALTDAVVRVPIHGRAESLNLATAAAVCLYASARAQRARRARS; from the coding sequence ATGTCCAGCGGTCCCGAGCTGATCTCCCCCCGCTCGCAGCGCGTCTCCGCCGCCCGGCGGCTCGCCCGGCGCAGCTTCCGGGGCAAGGAGCGGCTGTTCCTCGCCGAGGGGCCGCAGGCCGTGCGGGAGGCCGCCGCCCACCGCGTGGGAACCGGGCCCGCCCTCGTCGAACTGTTCGCCACGGTCGACGCCGCCGAGCGGTACGCCGACATCGTGGCGGAGGCCAGGAACGCCGGAGCCCGCCTGCACCTCGCCGCCGACGACGTGATCGCGGACATCTCGACGACCGTCACCCCGCAGGGACTCGTCGGGATCTGCCGCTTCCTGGACACCCCCTTCGAGGAGATCGTCGCGGCGCGGCCCCGGCTGGTCGCCGTCCTGGCCCATGTGCGCGACCCCGGGAACGCGGGCACCGTCCTGCGTTGCGCCGACGCGGCCGGCGCCGACGCCGTCGTCCTCACCGACGCCTCCGTCGACCTCTACAACCCCAAGGCCGTACGGGCGTCCGTCGGCTCGCTGTTCCATCTGCCCGTCGCGGTCGGCGTACCCGTGGAGCAGGCCGTGCGGGGGCTCAGGGACGCCGGCGTACGCATCCTGGCCGCCGACGGCGCGGGCGAGGACGACCTCGACGACGAACTCGACAAGGGCACCATGGGCGGGCCGACCGCCTGGGTCTTCGGCAACGAGGCGTGGGGGCTCCCGGCGGAGACGCGCGCGCTGACGGACGCCGTCGTGCGCGTACCGATCCACGGCAGGGCCGAAAGCCTGAACCTCGCGACGGCCGCCGCCGTATGTCTCTACGCGTCGGCTCGTGCGCAGCGTGCCCGCCGTGCTCGTTCCTGA
- the rplT gene encoding 50S ribosomal protein L20, which yields MARVKRAVNAHKKRRAILEAASGYRGQRSRLYRKAKEQVTHSLVYNYNDRKKRKGDFRRLWIQRINAAARQNGMTYNRLIQGLNAANIEVDRKILAELAVNDANAFAALVEVAQKALPSDVNAPKAA from the coding sequence GTGGCACGCGTCAAGCGGGCAGTCAACGCCCACAAGAAGCGCCGGGCGATCCTCGAAGCCGCCAGCGGCTACCGCGGTCAGCGTTCGCGTCTGTACCGCAAGGCCAAGGAGCAGGTCACCCACTCCCTGGTCTACAACTACAACGACCGCAAGAAGCGCAAGGGCGACTTCCGTCGGCTGTGGATCCAGCGCATCAACGCTGCGGCCCGCCAGAACGGCATGACGTACAACCGCCTCATCCAGGGTCTGAACGCCGCCAACATCGAGGTGGACCGCAAGATCCTCGCGGAGCTGGCCGTCAACGACGCCAACGCGTTCGCCGCGCTCGTCGAGGTCGCGCAGAAGGCCCTGCCGTCGGACGTCAACGCGCCCAAGGCTGCGTGA
- the rpmI gene encoding 50S ribosomal protein L35, whose protein sequence is MPKNKSHSGASKRFKITGSGKVLRERAGKRHLLEHKSSRVTRRLTGNAEMAPGDAKKIKKLLGK, encoded by the coding sequence ATGCCGAAGAACAAGTCGCACAGCGGTGCCAGCAAGCGCTTCAAGATCACCGGCTCCGGCAAGGTGCTCCGCGAGCGTGCCGGCAAGCGCCACCTGCTCGAGCACAAGTCGTCGCGCGTGACGCGCCGCCTCACCGGCAACGCCGAGATGGCCCCGGGCGACGCCAAGAAGATCAAGAAGCTTCTCGGCAAGTGA
- a CDS encoding DUF1844 domain-containing protein, whose protein sequence is MSDTPPESPGFDDMTRDIAEVPAVEVLVTVAVNLMSAAAVKLGLSEEGDKYKDLDEARKLVHALAGLLDASATEISSFHASPLRDGLKSLQLAFREASLVPDEPGQGPGEKYTGPVYG, encoded by the coding sequence ATGAGTGACACCCCTCCTGAGTCCCCCGGTTTCGACGACATGACCCGTGACATCGCCGAGGTCCCCGCGGTCGAGGTCCTGGTCACGGTCGCCGTGAACCTGATGAGCGCCGCCGCCGTGAAGCTCGGCCTGTCCGAGGAGGGCGACAAGTACAAGGACCTCGACGAGGCGCGCAAGCTGGTCCACGCCCTGGCCGGGCTGCTGGACGCGTCCGCGACCGAGATCAGCTCCTTCCACGCCTCGCCGCTGCGCGACGGCCTGAAGTCGCTGCAGCTGGCGTTCCGCGAGGCGTCACTCGTCCCGGACGAGCCGGGCCAGGGCCCGGGCGAGAAGTACACGGGCCCGGTCTACGGCTGA
- a CDS encoding SseB family protein: MANKNIPDPGFSDDDGSADPRLSAALAAWAEDRSAHGPVLAALKDARLLVPVVAVLGEVEEDENGLRREKTSDMAVPTLKAGDRTALPAFTSTQSLARWDPAARPVAVPLHQALQAAAHEKADTVVLDLAGPVAYELTGPALLALAEGRTTADPLADPAVITAVRAAVAAEPLVLRAHLGPGQADGTLALVLDPAAAPADTAQAVARRLAADETLRARLVRGLDLALLPAEATPPGEPLYVREQELT, encoded by the coding sequence GTGGCGAACAAGAACATCCCCGACCCCGGTTTCTCCGACGACGACGGCTCCGCCGATCCCCGGCTGAGCGCCGCCCTCGCGGCGTGGGCCGAGGACCGGTCCGCGCACGGCCCCGTCCTGGCGGCCCTCAAGGACGCGCGGCTCCTCGTACCGGTGGTCGCCGTGCTCGGCGAGGTCGAGGAGGACGAGAACGGCCTGCGCCGCGAGAAGACCAGCGACATGGCCGTCCCCACCCTGAAGGCCGGCGACCGCACCGCGCTGCCCGCCTTCACCTCCACGCAGTCGCTGGCCCGCTGGGACCCGGCGGCCCGCCCCGTCGCCGTACCCCTGCACCAGGCCCTCCAGGCCGCCGCGCACGAGAAGGCCGACACGGTCGTCCTCGATCTGGCGGGGCCGGTCGCCTACGAGCTGACCGGACCGGCGCTGCTGGCGCTCGCCGAGGGGCGTACGACGGCGGACCCGCTGGCCGACCCGGCCGTGATCACGGCGGTACGCGCCGCGGTCGCCGCCGAACCCCTGGTGCTCCGCGCCCATCTCGGCCCCGGACAGGCCGACGGCACCCTGGCCCTCGTACTGGACCCGGCCGCCGCCCCGGCCGACACCGCACAGGCCGTCGCCCGGCGGCTCGCGGCCGACGAGACACTGCGGGCCCGCCTGGTGCGCGGCCTCGACCTGGCACTTCTGCCGGCCGAGGCGACGCCACCGGGCGAGCCCCTGTACGTACGCGAGCAAGAACTTACTTAG
- a CDS encoding serine hydrolase translates to MFPHRARRPGDRPSRAGPLGRAAIASLVLLGATASGAVHVTARAHDSGELVSSSASSRRTATKEATVEPVTASTSAEPTPVSGDALLAEAMGSVAVEAGARLSVAVLDMGSGRSAVYGDGAFDTASIVKADILASLLLRAQDAGRELTAREKTYASAMIRDSDNASATALWEAIGRAPGLAAANARFGLDGTEGGDGLLWGLTQTTAADQLTLLRQVFGDAADSELDAGSRAYVRGLMGDIAAGQDWGVSAAGPTGFALKNGWLPRTATGLWDINSVGRVEVDGRAYLLAVLSDGNSTKAKGISMVEAAAKAAVSAMAGAAES, encoded by the coding sequence ATGTTCCCTCACAGAGCACGCCGGCCCGGTGACCGACCGTCCCGCGCCGGGCCGCTCGGGCGCGCGGCGATCGCCTCCCTCGTCCTGCTCGGCGCCACGGCCTCGGGGGCGGTGCACGTGACGGCGCGGGCCCACGACTCCGGCGAACTCGTATCCTCGTCGGCGTCATCGCGAAGGACGGCCACGAAGGAGGCGACGGTGGAACCTGTGACGGCGTCCACGTCCGCGGAGCCCACCCCGGTGTCCGGGGACGCGCTGCTCGCCGAGGCGATGGGCTCCGTCGCCGTCGAGGCCGGGGCGCGCCTTTCGGTGGCGGTGCTGGACATGGGGTCCGGCCGGAGCGCGGTGTACGGGGACGGGGCGTTCGACACCGCGAGCATCGTGAAGGCGGACATCCTGGCCTCGCTGCTGCTGCGGGCGCAGGACGCGGGGCGGGAGCTGACCGCGCGGGAGAAGACGTACGCCTCCGCGATGATCCGCGACAGCGACAACGCGTCCGCCACCGCGCTGTGGGAGGCGATCGGCCGGGCGCCGGGGCTGGCGGCGGCCAACGCGCGCTTCGGCCTCGACGGCACCGAGGGCGGGGACGGGCTGCTGTGGGGGCTGACGCAGACCACGGCCGCCGATCAACTCACCCTGCTGCGGCAGGTGTTCGGGGACGCGGCCGACTCGGAGCTGGACGCGGGCTCCCGGGCCTATGTGCGGGGGCTGATGGGCGACATCGCGGCGGGGCAGGACTGGGGGGTGTCGGCCGCGGGGCCGACCGGGTTCGCCTTGAAGAACGGGTGGCTGCCGCGGACCGCGACCGGGCTGTGGGACATCAACAGCGTCGGGCGGGTGGAGGTGGACGGGCGCGCGTATCTCCTCGCGGTGCTGTCGGACGGCAACTCCACGAAGGCCAAGGGGATTTCGATGGTGGAGGCGGCGGCGAAGGCCGCGGTGAGCGCCATGGCGGGGGCGGCCGAGAGCTGA
- the mycP gene encoding type VII secretion-associated serine protease mycosin: protein MSRRAPRGRALLVATLAAGLALLPSTAAHADGIRAKQWALEAMHTSQAWQTTKGAGITVAVLDTGVDDEHPDLAGNVLPGKDMVGFGAGRGDRPWARHGTAMAGIIAGHGHGSGNADGVMGIAPEAKILPVRVILEDGDSARGKARNTRGNALAEGIRWAADHGADVINLSLGDDSKSAHPEPAEDAAVQYALKKGAAVIASAGNGGEKGDHISYPAAYPGVIAATAVDRYGTRASFSTRRWYATVSAPGVDVVIADPDRKYYEGWGTSAASAFVSGAVALVKAAHPGLSPAQIKDLLEDTARNAPSGGRDDSLGYGFVDPAAAIKAAAGLKPENLRAAANSDQYFGQGPDTAEDDGPSTAWAGPLAGSVGGVLLVMAVVLWRGSRRPRHPGTP from the coding sequence ATGAGCCGCAGGGCGCCCCGCGGCAGGGCCCTGCTGGTCGCGACGCTGGCCGCCGGTCTCGCCCTCCTGCCCTCCACCGCCGCCCACGCCGACGGCATCCGCGCCAAGCAGTGGGCGCTGGAGGCGATGCACACGAGCCAGGCGTGGCAGACGACGAAGGGCGCGGGCATCACCGTCGCCGTCCTCGACACGGGCGTCGACGACGAACACCCGGACCTCGCGGGCAACGTCCTCCCCGGCAAGGACATGGTCGGTTTCGGCGCCGGCCGCGGAGACCGCCCCTGGGCCCGGCACGGCACGGCGATGGCCGGCATCATCGCGGGCCACGGCCACGGCTCGGGCAACGCCGACGGAGTCATGGGCATCGCCCCCGAAGCGAAGATCCTCCCCGTCCGCGTGATCCTCGAAGACGGCGACTCGGCCCGCGGCAAGGCCCGCAACACCCGCGGCAACGCCCTCGCCGAAGGCATCCGCTGGGCCGCCGACCACGGCGCCGACGTCATCAACCTCTCCCTCGGCGACGACTCCAAGTCCGCGCACCCGGAGCCCGCCGAGGACGCCGCCGTGCAGTACGCCCTGAAGAAGGGCGCCGCCGTCATCGCCTCGGCCGGGAACGGCGGCGAGAAGGGCGACCACATCTCCTACCCGGCGGCCTACCCGGGCGTGATCGCCGCGACCGCCGTCGACCGCTACGGGACCCGCGCCTCGTTCTCCACCCGCCGCTGGTACGCCACGGTCAGCGCCCCCGGCGTCGACGTGGTGATAGCCGATCCGGACCGGAAGTACTACGAGGGCTGGGGCACGAGCGCCGCGTCGGCCTTCGTCTCGGGAGCCGTCGCCCTGGTCAAGGCCGCCCACCCCGGGCTGTCCCCGGCGCAGATCAAGGACCTCCTTGAGGACACGGCCCGCAACGCTCCCTCCGGGGGCCGCGACGACTCCCTGGGGTACGGCTTCGTGGACCCGGCGGCGGCCATCAAGGCGGCGGCCGGTCTGAAGCCGGAGAACCTGAGGGCGGCGGCCAACTCCGACCAGTACTTCGGCCAGGGCCCCGACACCGCCGAGGACGACGGGCCCTCCACCGCCTGGGCCGGGCCCCTGGCGGGCAGCGTCGGCGGCGTCCTCCTCGTCATGGCGGTCGTCCTCTGGCGAGGCAGCAGACGGCCCCGCCACCCCGGCACCCCGTAA
- a CDS encoding amino acid deaminase/aldolase, whose translation MTARAADRARYDRATAHLDAPVAIVDLEAFDANADDLVRRAAGKPVRVASKSVRCRALLERVLARDGFAGLMSYTLDESLWLARSGFDDVLLAYPSADRAAYATLTGDPKLAAAVTVMIDDPAQLQLIDDARDGGREEVRVCLELDTALKMFGGRVRVGARRSPLYSAAQVADMARTVVRRPGFRLVGIMAYEGHIAGVGDALRGRPLRSRAIRLMQATARKELAQRRADVVRAVRAVAPDLEFVNGGGTGSVQHTAAEDSVTEIAAGSGLYVPRLFDNYTSFSGRPAALFAQPVVRRPGVGVVTVLGGGYPASGAPGPDRLPEPYLPEGLTYDSQEGAGEVQTPLLGSPADDLLIGDKVWFRHAKAGELCERFDVLHLVEGDTVTASVPTYRGEGRTFL comes from the coding sequence ATGACAGCCCGCGCCGCAGACCGAGCCCGCTACGACCGGGCCACCGCCCACCTTGACGCCCCCGTCGCGATCGTGGACCTGGAGGCCTTCGACGCCAACGCGGACGACCTCGTACGGCGGGCGGCGGGCAAACCCGTACGCGTCGCGAGCAAGTCGGTGCGCTGCCGGGCACTGCTCGAACGCGTCCTCGCCCGGGACGGCTTCGCCGGGCTCATGTCGTACACGCTCGACGAGTCGCTGTGGCTGGCCCGCTCCGGTTTCGACGACGTCCTGCTCGCCTACCCGTCCGCCGACCGCGCCGCGTACGCGACACTCACCGGTGACCCCAAACTCGCCGCCGCCGTGACCGTCATGATCGACGACCCTGCGCAGTTGCAACTGATCGACGACGCCCGGGACGGCGGACGCGAAGAGGTGCGCGTCTGCCTGGAGCTGGACACCGCGCTGAAGATGTTCGGCGGCCGGGTCCGGGTCGGCGCCCGCCGCTCGCCCCTGTACTCCGCCGCCCAGGTCGCCGACATGGCGCGTACGGTCGTCCGCCGCCCCGGTTTCCGGCTCGTCGGGATCATGGCGTACGAGGGGCACATCGCCGGCGTGGGCGACGCCCTGCGGGGGCGGCCTTTGCGGTCGCGTGCGATCCGGCTGATGCAGGCGACGGCCCGCAAGGAGCTGGCGCAGCGCCGGGCGGACGTCGTGCGGGCGGTCCGGGCGGTCGCGCCGGACCTGGAGTTCGTCAACGGCGGCGGGACGGGCAGCGTCCAGCACACCGCGGCCGAGGACTCGGTGACGGAGATCGCGGCCGGGTCGGGGCTGTACGTTCCGCGTCTCTTCGACAACTACACGTCGTTCAGCGGGCGTCCGGCCGCGCTCTTCGCCCAGCCCGTCGTGCGCCGTCCGGGGGTCGGTGTCGTGACCGTCCTCGGCGGCGGCTATCCGGCGTCGGGCGCCCCCGGCCCGGACCGGCTGCCCGAGCCGTACCTCCCCGAGGGGCTGACGTACGACTCCCAGGAGGGCGCCGGCGAGGTGCAGACGCCGCTGCTGGGCTCGCCCGCCGACGATCTGCTGATCGGCGACAAGGTGTGGTTCCGGCACGCGAAGGCCGGGGAGCTGTGCGAACGCTTCGACGTGCTGCACCTCGTGGAGGGCGACACGGTGACGGCGTCGGTGCCGACGTACCGCGGTGAGGGCCGCACGTTCCTGTAG
- a CDS encoding DUF2510 domain-containing protein, which translates to MSMTTPPGWYRDPSAPHTERWWDGTAWTEHRRTPGTQQQPQQLHQQYPQQQPYPQQYGVAPTVPVPAPSAGGSGRAKAVALTIAAAVLVAAIVTGAVVLGKDDGDPGAATAPTASVPAGAPSSASGSAEPSADPGLVVDELNGITLPLLDGWARPKNVSDTDVVMTTPGTYDCPGDDGLCRHGTVISRTVTANDERSTAALARDDISDAADLAYDRNRIDERPFGGITSHRLVEQGQVAVAGRTGYFVRWRVRTEAGPGGYVQSMAFPSSVGSESLVMVRYVFDAGAEGPPLADMDRITKGIRPVGDQDTGGGVGSDIGPSQ; encoded by the coding sequence ATGAGCATGACGACCCCGCCCGGCTGGTACCGGGACCCCTCCGCCCCGCACACGGAGCGCTGGTGGGACGGGACCGCCTGGACCGAGCACCGCCGCACCCCCGGAACACAGCAACAGCCCCAGCAGCTTCACCAGCAGTACCCACAGCAGCAGCCGTACCCGCAGCAGTACGGCGTGGCACCGACGGTGCCGGTGCCGGCACCGTCGGCCGGCGGCTCCGGGCGTGCCAAGGCGGTCGCCCTCACCATCGCGGCGGCCGTCCTCGTCGCCGCCATCGTCACGGGCGCCGTCGTCCTCGGCAAGGACGACGGCGACCCCGGAGCGGCCACCGCGCCCACGGCCTCCGTTCCGGCCGGCGCGCCGTCCTCGGCCTCCGGGTCCGCTGAGCCGTCCGCCGACCCCGGCCTCGTCGTGGACGAGCTGAACGGCATCACCCTGCCGCTTCTCGACGGCTGGGCCCGGCCGAAGAACGTGTCGGACACCGATGTGGTGATGACCACACCCGGGACGTACGACTGCCCGGGCGACGACGGCCTGTGCCGCCACGGCACGGTCATCTCCCGCACTGTGACCGCGAACGACGAGAGGTCCACCGCGGCGCTCGCCCGGGACGACATCTCCGACGCGGCCGATCTGGCGTACGACCGCAACAGGATCGACGAGCGGCCCTTCGGCGGCATCACGTCCCACCGCCTGGTCGAGCAGGGGCAGGTCGCGGTCGCCGGGCGCACCGGGTACTTCGTGCGCTGGCGCGTCAGGACCGAGGCGGGGCCCGGCGGTTACGTCCAGTCGATGGCGTTCCCGTCCAGCGTCGGCTCGGAGTCGCTGGTCATGGTGCGGTACGTCTTCGACGCGGGCGCGGAGGGGCCGCCGCTGGCCGACATGGACCGGATCACCAAGGGGATCCGGCCGGTCGGCGACCAGGACACGGGCGGGGGCGTGGGCAGCGACATCGGACCCTCGCAGTAA
- a CDS encoding 3-oxoacyl-ACP reductase: MTSPTSPNPSPTSADAVVCRRLVGRTAVITGAGSGIGLATARRLASEGAHVVCGDVDEPRGRAAAEEIGGIFVKVDVTDPEQVEALFRTANDTYGSVDIAFNNAGISPPDDDSILETGLEAWKRVQEVNLTSVYLCCKAALPYMRRQGKGSIINTASFVARMGAATSQISYTASKGGVLAMTRELGVQFAREGIRVNALCPGPVNTPLLQELFAKDPERAARRLVHIPLGRFAEADEIAAAVAFLASDDSSFVNATDFLVDGGISGAYVTPL, encoded by the coding sequence GTGACCTCGCCGACCTCACCGAACCCCTCGCCCACGTCGGCCGACGCCGTGGTCTGCCGGCGCCTGGTCGGGCGTACCGCCGTCATCACGGGCGCCGGCAGCGGGATCGGCCTCGCCACCGCACGCCGGCTCGCCTCCGAGGGCGCCCACGTCGTCTGCGGCGATGTCGACGAGCCCCGTGGCCGGGCCGCCGCCGAAGAGATCGGCGGGATCTTCGTCAAGGTCGACGTCACCGACCCCGAGCAGGTCGAAGCGCTCTTCCGGACCGCGAACGACACCTACGGGTCCGTCGACATCGCCTTCAACAACGCGGGCATCTCGCCGCCCGACGACGACTCGATCCTGGAGACCGGCCTGGAGGCCTGGAAGCGGGTCCAGGAGGTCAACCTCACCTCCGTCTACCTGTGCTGCAAGGCCGCGCTCCCGTACATGCGGCGCCAGGGCAAGGGGTCGATCATCAACACCGCGTCCTTCGTGGCCCGGATGGGCGCCGCGACCTCGCAGATCTCGTACACCGCGTCCAAGGGCGGGGTGCTGGCGATGACCCGTGAGCTGGGCGTGCAGTTCGCCCGCGAGGGCATCCGGGTCAACGCCCTGTGCCCCGGTCCTGTCAACACCCCCCTCCTCCAGGAACTGTTCGCCAAGGACCCGGAGCGGGCCGCGCGACGGCTCGTGCACATCCCGCTCGGGCGGTTCGCGGAGGCGGACGAGATCGCCGCCGCGGTCGCCTTCCTGGCCAGCGACGACTCCTCGTTCGTGAACGCCACGGACTTCCTGGTGGACGGCGGGATCTCGGGCGCGTACGTCACCCCGCTCTAG